A genomic window from Vitis riparia cultivar Riparia Gloire de Montpellier isolate 1030 chromosome 18, EGFV_Vit.rip_1.0, whole genome shotgun sequence includes:
- the LOC117907274 gene encoding pentatricopeptide repeat-containing protein At1g09900, which produces MDLIVPVSQTHEGLYSLQHVHRESTTKTGLGTRARFRSNLVLGYKARFLALCDGTSNECKKIGGSRNQRRNQVFAALRADTFSSNGKLPYAEKSQHVHLSGGNYTSNSSSSIEEHESNNHLRRLVRNGELEDGFKFLESMVYRGDIPDIIPCTSLIRGFCRIGKTKKATWVMEILEQSGAVPDVITYNVLISGYCKSGEIDNALQVLDRMNVAPDVVTYNTILRTLCDSGKLKQAMEVLDRQLQKECYPDVITYTILIEATCKESGVGQAMKLLDEMRNKGSKPDVVTYNVLINGICKEGRLDEAIKFLNNMPSYGCQPNVITHNIILRSMCSTGRWMDAEKLLADMLRKGCSPSVVTFNILINFLCRQGLLGRAIDVLEKMPMHGCTPNSLSYNPLLHGFCKEKKMDRAIEYLDIMVSRGCYPDIVTYNTLLTALCKDGKVDVAVEILNQLSSKGCSPVLITYNTVIDGLSKVGKTERAIKLLDEMRRKGLKPDIITYSSLVSGLSREGKVDEAIKFFHDLEGLGIRPNAITYNSIMLGLCKSRQTDRAIDFLAYMISKRCKPTEATYTILIEGIAYEGLAKEALDLLNELCSRGLVKKSSAEQVAVKM; this is translated from the coding sequence ATGGATTTGATAGTACCCGTGAGCCAAACCCATGAGGGGCTTTACTCATTGCAGCATGTTCATAGGGAGAGCACTACAAAAACCGGTTTGGGGACGAGGGCTAGGTTTCGCTCAAACCTTGTTTTAGGGTACAAAGCTCGCTTTCTTGCTTTATGTGATGGTACTAGCAATGAGTGTAAAAAAATCGGGGGGTCTCGAAACCAGAGGCGAAACCAAGTTTTTGCTGCCCTGAGAGCTGATACATTTAGTTCCAATGGCAAATTGCCATATGCTGAGAAAAGCCAGCATGTTCATTTGAGTGGTGGAAATTACACATCAAATTCCTCAAGCAGTATTGAGGAACATGAGAGTAATAATCATCTTCGTCGATTGGTTAGAAATGGGGAATTGGAGGATGGGTTTAAATTTCTTGAGAGTATGGTTTATCGGGGTGATATTCCTGATATTATACCGTGCACAAGTTTGATTAGAGGGTTTTGTCGTATTGGTAAGACCAAGAAGGCCACTTGGGTTATGGAAATTCTGGAACAGTCAGGGGCGGTTCCTGATGTTATAACTTACAATGTTTTGATTAGTGGGTATTGCAAGTCAGGGGAGATCGATAATGCTCTACAGGTGCTCGACCGAATGAATGTTGCTCCCGATGTTGTTACATATAATACCATTTTGCGTACTTTGTGTGATAGTGGCAAATTAAAGCAAGCAATGGAAGTTCTTGATCGGCAATTGCAAAAAGAGTGTTATCCTGATGTGATAACATACACCATTTTGATTGAAGCAACTTGCAAGGAAAGCGGTGTTGGGCAGGCAATGAAGCTCTTAGATGAGATGAGGAATAAAGGTAGTAAGCCTGATGTTGTCACTTATAATGTTCTTATTAATGGGATTTGCAAGGAAGGGAGGTTGGATGAAGCAATCAAATTCTTGAATAATATGCCATCGTATGGTTGCCAACCTAATGTGATTACCCATAATATCATTTTGCGGAGTATGTGTAGTACGGGAAGGTGGATGGATGCCGAGAAACTCTTAGCTGACATGCTTCGAAAAGGATGTTCCCCTAGTGTTGTCACCTTCAATATCTTGATTAACTTCTTGTGTCGGCAGGGACTATTGGGCAGGGCAATTGACGTTTTGGAGAAAATGCCTATGCATGGATGCACTCCTAATTCATTGAGCTATAATCCATTGCTTCATGGGTTTTGCAAAGAAAAGAAGATGGATAGAGCAATTGAATATCTGGACATAATGGTGTCTCGGGGGTGTTATCCAGATATTGTGACCTATAATACTTTGCTCACTGCTTTATGCAAAGATGGGAAGGTTGATGTTGCAGTTGAGATTCTTAATCAGTTAAGTAGCAAAGGTTGTTCTCCTGTTTTAATAACTTATAATACAGTTATTGATGGGCTTTCAAAGGTGGGGAAAACAGAACGAGCCATAAAGTTGTTGGATGAGATGCGGAGGAAGGGTCTCAAACCTGATATAATTACCTACTCTTCGCTTGTCTCAGGGCTTAGTAGAGAAGGAAAGGTTGATGAAGCCAttaaattttttcatgacttGGAAGGATTAGGTATCAGGCCCAACGCAATCACCTATAATTCTATCATGTTGGGACTGTGCAAGTCTCGGCAAACCGATCGGGCCATTGACTTCTTGGCTTATATGATATCCAAGCGATGTAAACCCACTGAAGCTACATACACCATTCTCATTGAAGGTATTGCATATGAAGGTTTAGCCAAGGAAGCTCTGGACTTGTTGAATGAGCTGTGCTCCAGGGGACTTGTGAAGAAAAGCTCAGCAGAACAGGTGGCAGTCAAAATGTAA
- the LOC117906314 gene encoding oligopeptide transporter 2-like, producing the protein MASLEIDGSRRSKSVEEIDEHELSPIEEVRLTVPTTDDPSLPVWTFRMWFLGLISCVLLSFLNTFFGYRTEPLVITMISVQVATLPVGRFMAKVLPKTKFRVPGFGSREYSLNPGPFNVKEHVLISIFANAGAAFGSGTAYAISIVDIIKAFYHREISFLACWILVITTQVLGYGWAGILRKFVVDPAEMWWPSSLTQVSLFSALHEKDKKRMTRAKFFLIALICSFSWYVVPGYLFPTLGTISWVCWVFPNSITAQQIGSGMRGLGIGAMTLDWSVIASFLGSPLITPFFAIINVLAGYVIFMYLITPVAYWGLNVYNAKNFPIFSSHLFNAQGQRYNVSAIVNNKFEIDMETYQKQGHIHLSIFFSISYGLGFAAVISTLTHVALFNGREIYKQFRATYKGKEDIHTKLMKNYKDIPNTWFHLMLGLSLALSLILCIFMKDEIQMPWWGLIFAAFLALTFTLPISIITATTNQTPGLNIVTEYLMGVILPGRPIANVCFKTYGYISMAQAVSFLNDFKLGHYMKIPPRSMFVVQLIGTIIAGTVNITVAWWLLTSIENICQDQLLPPNSPWTCPGDRVFYDASVIWGLVGPRRIFGDLGDYSALNWFFLVGALGPVLVWSLHKAFPTQKWISLVNLPVLLGATGAMPPATTLNFNAWIFVGTIFNFFIFRYRKSWWQRYNYVLSAALDAGLAFMGVLLYFSLTMANRSISWWGAEGEHCGLASCPTAKGIVVDGCPVH; encoded by the exons ATGGCCTCTCTAGAAATAGACGGTTCAAGGAGATCAAAATCCGTAGAAGAAATCGACGAGCACGAGTTGTCTCCTATCGAGGAGGTTCGATTAACCGTGCCCACCACCGACGATCCCTCGCTGCCCGTATGGACGTTTCGAATGTGGTTTCTGGGTTTGATATCATGTGTGCTTCTGTCCTTCCTCAACACCTTCTTCGGTTACAGGACGGAGCCCCTGGTAATCACCATGATATCTGTGCAGGTCGCCACGCTTCCGGTGGGACGGTTCATGGCGAAGGTGCTGCCTAAGACCAAGTTTCGGGTGCCTGGTTTTGGGTCGAGGGAGTACTCTTTGAACCCGGGGCCCTTCAATGTGAAGGAGCATGTGCTGATATCCATATTCGCAAATGCCGGTGCGGCATTTGGGAGTGGAACGGCTTATGCTATTAGTATTGTGGATATCATTAAGGCTTTCTACCACAGAGAGATCTCTTTCTTGGCTTGTTGGATTCTTGTGATCACAACCCAG GTTCTAGGGTATGGTTGGGCCGGGATTCTGAGGAAGTTCGTAGTTGACCCGGCAGAGATGTGGTGGCCGAGTAGTCTTACTCAAGTCTCTTTATTCAG CGCACTTCACGAGAAAGACAAGAAGCGGATGACAAGAGCGAAATTCTTCTTAATCGCACTCATCTGCAGCTTCTCCTGGTATGTGGTTCCAGGGTACCTCTTCCCTACCTTGGGAACCATCAGTTGGGTGTGCTGGGTATTCCCAAATTCTATCACAGCCCAGCAGATCGGGTCTGGAATGCGTGGCCTAGGCATCGGGGCCATGACTCTTGACTGGTCAGTCATAGCTTCATTCCTTGGCAGCCCTCTCATCACTCCCTTCTTCGCCATTATTAATGTCCTTGCGGGCTATGTCATTTTCATGTACCTTATCACCCCTGTAGCCTACTGGGGACTTAACGTATACAATGCCAAGAACTTCCCTATCTTCTCCTCCCATTTATTCAATGCCCAGGGACAAAGGTATAATGTTTCTGCAATAGTGAATAATAAGTTCGAGATAGACATGGAAACATATCAGAAGCAAGGACACATACACCTcagcattttcttttctatttcatACGGCCTTGGGTTCGCTGCTGTTATATCTACTCTCACGCATGTGGCCTTGTTTAATGGAAG GgaaatatataaacaattcCGAGCTACATACAAGGGAAAGGAAGACATTCACACAAAACTCATGAAGAATTACAAGGACATACCCAACACGTGGTTTCACCTGATGCTGGGGCTGTCATTGGCTCTGTCTCTGATCCTCTGCATCTTCATGAAAGATGAGATCCAAATGCCATGGTGGGGACTCATCTTTGCAGCATTCCTAGCATTGACATTCACCCTTCCAATCAGCATCATAACTGCTACAACAAATCAG ACACCAGGACTGAATATCGTCACAGAATACCTCATGGGAGTCATATTACCAGGACGGCCAATTGCTAATGTCTGCTTCAAAACCTATGGGTATATAAGCATGGCACAAGCAGTCTCCTTTCTCAATGATTTCAAGCTTGGCCATTACATGAAGATTCCTCCCCGATCAATGTTTGTGGTTCAG TTGATTGGGACCATCATAGCTGGAACGGTGAACATTACAGTGGCATGGTGGCTGCTGACAAGCATTGAGAACATTTGCCAGGATCAATTACTTCCTCCTAATAGTCCTTGGACATGCCCAGGTGATCGAGTCTTCTATGATGCATCTGTCATCTGGGGTTTGGTAGGGCCCAGACGAATATTTGGGGATCTGGGAGACTACTCAGCCCTCAACTGGTTCTTTCTCGTTGGCGCACTGGGACCTGTGTTGGTTTGGTCGCTGCATAAAGCATTCCCCACACAGAAATGGATTTCACTCGTTAACCTCCCAGTACTTCTCGGAGCAACGGGTGCAATGCCACCAGCTACAACCCTGAATTTCAACGCATGGATCTTTGTTGGAACAATATTCAATTTCTTCATCTTCAGATACCGAAAGAGTTGGTGGCAGAGGTACAATTATGTTCTCTCGGCCGCACTGGACGCTGGGTTGGCTTTCATGGGAGTCCTTTTGTACTTCTCACTGACCATGGCGAACAGAAGTATATCCTGGTGGGGTGCGGAAGGTGAGCACTGTGGGTTGGCCTCATGTCCAACAGCCAAAGGCATCGTGGTAGACGGGTGTCCTGTACATTGA